The following are from one region of the Thermoproteus uzoniensis 768-20 genome:
- the rpoA2 gene encoding DNA-directed RNA polymerase subunit A'', protein MMSVAKLLEDLSSVIPKTLYEDLKKAVEGLDEETALRIIYRALRLYALSLIDAGEAIGIITAQSIGEPSTQMILRSFHFAGLREFSMARGLPRMIEIVDARRKPSTPLMYVYLKPPYNKSKESATEVAKKIQLTTIENLAKSVDIDYITYSVVIELDPEQMKYREINIKDIEKILSRMRGKGVSIEIEGYTITIRLATPDMLKLRKLRDKVLQTRISGIKGVRKVLVDQDRNTGEWYIITEGSNLEGVLQLDEVDHTRTYSNDLHEVAEVLGIEVARTLIALEIRRVLAEQGLDVDSRHMYTVADAMTWLGKVRPIGRHGVVGSKESPLAKAAFEVTVKTLVEASVRGEVEPFRGVFENIIAGRHIPIGTGMVRLLMRL, encoded by the coding sequence GTGATGTCGGTCGCGAAACTGCTCGAAGATCTGTCGTCTGTTATTCCCAAGACCTTATACGAAGATCTCAAGAAAGCCGTAGAGGGCCTCGACGAGGAGACTGCGTTACGAATAATCTACAGAGCTCTGAGACTCTACGCCTTGTCTCTAATAGATGCAGGCGAGGCCATAGGCATAATAACGGCGCAGTCTATAGGCGAGCCGTCGACCCAGATGATCTTGAGGTCGTTCCACTTCGCCGGTTTGAGGGAGTTCTCAATGGCGCGCGGTCTGCCTAGGATGATAGAGATAGTCGACGCCAGGAGGAAGCCCTCGACGCCGCTTATGTATGTATATTTAAAGCCTCCCTACAATAAATCTAAAGAGTCTGCTACTGAAGTTGCTAAAAAGATACAATTGACTACTATAGAAAATCTGGCTAAATCTGTTGATATAGATTATATAACATATAGCGTCGTAATAGAGCTTGACCCAGAGCAGATGAAATATAGAGAAATAAATATAAAAGATATTGAGAAGATACTTTCAAGAATGCGGGGTAAAGGCGTTTCTATAGAAATAGAAGGGTATACTATAACTATTAGGCTTGCAACCCCCGATATGTTGAAGCTAAGGAAGCTACGCGATAAGGTGCTTCAGACGAGGATAAGCGGCATAAAAGGCGTTAGGAAGGTCTTGGTCGATCAGGACAGGAATACGGGGGAGTGGTACATCATAACCGAAGGCAGTAATCTGGAGGGAGTCCTGCAACTGGACGAGGTCGACCACACGAGGACCTACAGCAACGATCTCCACGAGGTGGCCGAGGTATTAGGGATAGAGGTGGCTAGGACGTTGATAGCGCTCGAGATTAGGAGAGTCCTCGCCGAACAAGGCCTAGACGTTGATAGCAGACACATGTATACTGTAGCCGACGCAATGACTTGGCTAGGCAAAGTGAGGCCCATCGGCAGACACGGCGTTGTGGGTTCCAAGGAGTCGCCGCTGGCTAAGGCCGCGTTTGAGGTGACCGTAAAGACGTTAGTCGAGGCGTCGGTGAGGGGCGAGGTGGAGCCGTTTAGGGGCGTCTTCGAGAACATAATAGCAGGCCGCCATATACCCATAGGGACGGGCATGGTTAGACTGCTGATGCGCCTCTAG
- a CDS encoding 50S ribosomal protein L30e — MSSSIDLARELQVAIATGKVSIGYKSVKNAVLSGRAKMVVLAANAPPRIRGDLEYYSKIAGTPILVFPGSSLELGAAARKPFKISAIAIVDPGQSEILKLAGHA, encoded by the coding sequence GTGAGTTCGTCGATAGATCTAGCTAGAGAGCTCCAGGTGGCTATCGCGACGGGCAAGGTGTCTATCGGCTACAAAAGCGTCAAGAACGCCGTGCTTAGCGGACGCGCCAAGATGGTCGTCCTAGCGGCCAACGCCCCGCCGAGGATAAGAGGAGATCTCGAGTATTATTCGAAAATTGCGGGCACTCCCATCTTAGTATTTCCGGGCTCCAGCCTAGAGCTGGGCGCGGCTGCGCGAAAGCCCTTCAAGATCTCGGCCATAGCGATTGTAGATCCGGGCCAGAGCGAGATATTGAAGTTGGCTGGACATGCCTGA
- a CDS encoding NusA-like transcription termination signal-binding factor: protein MPDIRLTDEEIRYATLFESMTGVTPLDVVVDSDYNRIIFVVGKNQAALAVGKGGNNVRMLRQIIGRDVEVVEYAETPEELIKNSLYPARVIAVKVTKSPSGNLVAITTVVPEDKGLAIGKNGRNIAKAKLLAKRYYDVDRVVLT, encoded by the coding sequence ATGCCTGATATAAGGCTTACAGACGAAGAGATAAGATACGCTACGCTTTTCGAGTCGATGACAGGCGTTACTCCACTCGATGTGGTTGTCGATAGCGACTACAATAGAATAATTTTCGTAGTGGGCAAAAACCAAGCCGCGTTGGCGGTAGGCAAGGGCGGCAACAACGTGAGGATGTTGAGGCAGATAATAGGGAGGGATGTAGAGGTCGTCGAATACGCTGAAACTCCAGAAGAGCTTATAAAGAACAGCCTATACCCCGCGAGAGTTATAGCCGTCAAGGTGACCAAGTCGCCCTCCGGCAACTTGGTCGCGATAACCACGGTCGTGCCCGAGGATAAGGGCTTGGCTATAGGCAAGAACGGGAGGAATATAGCCAAGGCTAAGTTGTTGGCCAAGAGGTATTACGACGTAGATAGGGTCGTGTTGACTTAG
- a CDS encoding 30S ribosomal protein S12, whose translation MPGKKSPVGLFAARKLKEKRQRFRWNDITYKRRVLRLAERFDPLEGAPMARGIVLEKVGVEARKPNAAVRKCVRVQLVKNGKVVTAFVPYDGGLNLINEHDEVIIERIGGPEGRSLGDIPGIRFKVTKVNGVSILAVLRGKKQKPTR comes from the coding sequence GTGCCCGGCAAGAAGTCCCCTGTCGGCTTATTCGCAGCGAGGAAGTTGAAGGAGAAAAGGCAGAGGTTTAGGTGGAACGACATAACCTATAAGAGAAGGGTTCTGAGGCTCGCCGAGCGGTTCGACCCCCTCGAGGGCGCCCCGATGGCTAGAGGCATCGTGCTCGAGAAGGTGGGCGTCGAGGCGCGGAAGCCCAACGCGGCCGTGCGGAAGTGCGTCAGGGTCCAGTTGGTGAAGAACGGCAAGGTGGTGACGGCGTTCGTCCCCTACGACGGCGGGCTTAATCTAATCAACGAGCACGACGAGGTGATAATAGAGCGTATCGGCGGGCCCGAGGGCAGATCCCTCGGCGACATTCCGGGCATAAGGTTCAAGGTCACTAAGGTCAACGGGGTCTCGATCCTGGCCGTGTTGCGCGGCAAAAAGCAGAAGCCCACGCGTTAA
- a CDS encoding DNA-directed RNA polymerase subunit D, giving the protein MPSAKVLERDNLHLKLYIEGVKPSLINSIRRIIISEVPVFAIDQVLIVNNTSSMYDEMLAHRLGLIPLTTPLDLFPKIEECETGMVDPAECTVRFTLQVTADDAKTVYSGDLVSDHPDVKPVYPDIPIVKLVKGQSISLEAYARLGRAKEHAKWQAGLATYYYFPKLIVKGEDPQCLAQCKSICPDAFGNSLNEFNPYKCTFGKLKTCENLCGGLLAVDWDRFKYIMNIESYGNMDVDKMLSEAFRIFKVKLNTFLETLEREVYRSASAESGEPKAENV; this is encoded by the coding sequence ATGCCGTCTGCAAAGGTCCTTGAACGGGACAACCTCCATTTAAAACTGTATATAGAGGGCGTAAAGCCTTCTTTGATAAATTCCATAAGGCGAATTATCATATCGGAGGTGCCTGTCTTCGCTATAGATCAAGTATTGATAGTGAACAACACGTCGTCGATGTACGACGAGATGTTGGCGCACAGGCTTGGGCTAATTCCGCTTACTACTCCTCTCGATCTTTTTCCGAAGATAGAGGAATGCGAAACCGGTATGGTGGACCCCGCCGAGTGCACCGTCAGATTTACCCTACAAGTTACTGCCGACGATGCCAAGACTGTGTATTCCGGCGATCTGGTGTCAGACCACCCAGATGTGAAGCCCGTGTATCCAGACATACCCATAGTTAAGCTCGTTAAAGGCCAGTCCATTTCGCTTGAGGCATATGCCAGGCTCGGCCGCGCAAAGGAACACGCCAAGTGGCAGGCAGGTCTAGCTACCTACTATTACTTTCCCAAGCTAATTGTCAAAGGCGAAGATCCTCAATGCCTAGCTCAATGTAAGTCCATATGTCCAGATGCCTTTGGAAATAGCCTAAACGAATTCAACCCATATAAATGCACATTTGGCAAGCTTAAGACTTGTGAAAATCTCTGCGGAGGCCTACTGGCAGTTGACTGGGATCGGTTTAAGTATATAATGAATATTGAGTCCTATGGCAACATGGATGTTGATAAGATGTTAAGTGAGGCTTTTCGCATCTTCAAAGTTAAATTGAATACATTCCTAGAGACACTAGAAAGAGAGGTCTATAGATCGGCCAGCGCTGAGTCTGGAGAACCCAAGGCCGAGAACGTTTAA
- a CDS encoding 50S ribosomal protein L18e, which produces MPPNPTGPTNIQLRMLIRFLRKAAKSNEAPIWAYVADLLARPRRQRVAVGLGKLNRLVNDGDVVVIPGKLLGNGRLQKRVTVAALAASRSAAEAVVKSGGRLVPISNLVRENPKGTNVKIVI; this is translated from the coding sequence GTGCCGCCTAATCCCACAGGCCCTACTAACATACAGCTGAGGATGTTGATCAGATTTCTTAGGAAAGCCGCAAAGTCCAACGAGGCGCCTATCTGGGCATACGTGGCCGACTTGCTAGCCAGACCGCGAAGACAAAGGGTAGCCGTAGGTCTGGGGAAGCTGAATAGGCTTGTCAATGACGGCGATGTGGTCGTAATACCGGGGAAGTTGTTGGGAAACGGCAGATTGCAGAAGAGGGTGACGGTGGCCGCTCTGGCCGCCTCTAGATCAGCTGCCGAGGCCGTAGTCAAATCAGGCGGCCGATTAGTTCCTATATCGAATCTGGTGAGGGAGAATCCGAAAGGCACCAATGTCAAGATAGTGATATGA
- a CDS encoding 50S ribosomal protein L13, whose amino-acid sequence MSKPLPQRIEKGTIVIDATNHVVGRLASAVAKILRDNRNVNVVVVNIDKALILGSRKMVVNWYMRKISLWRTHYNPEKVGPKIPRRPDRIFKRIVRGMLPYKQKEGRYALKRLRVFMSTPPDLGGELYYIPEALIRPKPLYKAVTLEELWRHIDPKAWNKWKEAQMLSEKIKSTTK is encoded by the coding sequence ATGAGCAAGCCGTTACCTCAACGGATAGAGAAGGGGACTATCGTCATCGACGCCACAAATCACGTGGTCGGGAGGCTGGCCTCGGCAGTTGCCAAGATCCTCCGCGACAATAGGAACGTGAACGTCGTGGTGGTCAATATAGATAAGGCGCTCATACTGGGCAGTAGAAAGATGGTGGTGAACTGGTACATGAGAAAGATATCTCTGTGGAGGACCCACTACAATCCGGAGAAAGTGGGGCCTAAGATACCTAGGAGGCCGGATCGCATATTCAAGAGAATCGTCCGGGGCATGTTGCCGTATAAGCAAAAAGAGGGACGATATGCGTTAAAAAGGCTTAGGGTATTCATGTCGACGCCTCCTGACCTAGGCGGGGAGCTCTATTACATCCCTGAGGCTTTGATAAGGCCCAAGCCTCTATATAAGGCGGTGACGTTGGAGGAGCTCTGGAGGCATATAGATCCCAAGGCTTGGAATAAGTGGAAGGAGGCGCAGATGTTGTCGGAAAAGATAAAATCCACAACTAAATAG
- a CDS encoding 30S ribosomal protein S9 — translation MTEAATRASGAYVAQESPRVVLAVGRKKTAIARAVIRPGIGRVRINGYPLELWPIEMARQKIVEPLLLAGDLVNKVDIDVEVHGGGYMGQAVAARMAIARGLVKYFEDQKLRELYMQYDPYMLKGDPRRTEPKKPGLKHARSKRQKAYR, via the coding sequence ATGACAGAGGCCGCTACTAGGGCCTCCGGCGCCTACGTAGCACAGGAATCGCCGCGCGTAGTTCTCGCTGTTGGGAGGAAGAAGACCGCGATCGCTAGGGCCGTGATAAGGCCCGGCATAGGCCGTGTCAGGATAAATGGGTACCCCTTGGAGCTCTGGCCCATCGAGATGGCGCGCCAGAAGATCGTCGAGCCGCTATTGCTGGCCGGAGATCTAGTGAACAAAGTCGACATAGATGTAGAGGTCCACGGCGGCGGCTATATGGGCCAAGCCGTCGCGGCTAGAATGGCGATAGCGAGAGGGCTCGTGAAATATTTCGAGGACCAGAAATTGAGGGAGCTATACATGCAATACGATCCGTACATGCTTAAGGGCGACCCTAGGAGGACAGAGCCCAAGAAGCCCGGCCTCAAAC